In the Gymnodinialimonas sp. 202GB13-11 genome, one interval contains:
- a CDS encoding phosphoglycerate dehydrogenase → MKIAITPRSLSSAGHPALSALTDRGYELVYPAPGRTPSEAELLASVPGCVGWLAGVEPVGKSVLEAARDLKVISRNGVGVDNIDLGVADARGIRIERAVGANARGVAELAITLMMSAFRHVSWSDARLHNGEWARRRGVEAEGRTLGVIGCGAIGRTVTEIALGLGMHVIGNDPNPPQGFAPKGFRLGNLEELFAESDVVTLHCPPSEAPLIDAAALARMRPGGVIVNTARADLIDDIAVLDALEADHLAVLATDVFHTEPPEPSALLSHDRVILTPHAGGFTEESVRRATEVAVANILKVLAP, encoded by the coding sequence ATGAAAATTGCGATCACGCCGCGTTCGTTATCGAGCGCGGGGCATCCCGCTTTGTCTGCACTGACGGACCGGGGGTATGAACTTGTGTATCCCGCGCCGGGTCGAACGCCGTCCGAGGCTGAGCTGTTGGCCAGTGTACCGGGCTGTGTCGGATGGTTGGCGGGTGTCGAACCTGTTGGAAAATCCGTGCTTGAAGCTGCGCGGGACCTCAAGGTCATCAGTCGCAATGGGGTCGGTGTGGACAACATTGATCTTGGCGTTGCGGATGCCCGTGGCATCCGGATTGAGCGGGCGGTCGGTGCAAACGCACGTGGCGTGGCGGAGCTCGCCATCACCCTGATGATGTCAGCATTTCGCCATGTGTCCTGGTCCGACGCACGGCTGCACAATGGGGAATGGGCAAGACGGCGCGGGGTGGAAGCTGAGGGGCGCACGCTCGGTGTCATCGGTTGCGGGGCCATTGGCCGTACAGTGACGGAAATTGCGCTTGGGCTTGGCATGCATGTGATCGGCAATGATCCCAATCCGCCACAGGGTTTTGCGCCAAAGGGATTTCGGCTCGGCAATTTGGAGGAGTTGTTTGCGGAATCCGACGTGGTCACCTTGCATTGCCCGCCGTCCGAGGCACCCTTAATTGACGCAGCTGCCTTGGCCCGGATGAGACCCGGCGGCGTGATTGTGAATACCGCTCGGGCAGACCTGATTGATGATATTGCGGTGCTTGACGCATTGGAGGCGGATCATCTGGCGGTATTGGCCACCGATGTCTTCCATACCGAACCGCCCGAGCCATCTGCCCTGCTATCCCATGATCGCGTTATTCTGACCCCCCATGCTGGCGGTTTCACCGAGGAAAGCGTGCGCCGGGCGACAGAAGTGGCAGTTGCCAACATACTGAAAGTTTTGGCACCGTGA
- a CDS encoding MBL fold metallo-hydrolase, with the protein MPQGCVALIWLGQAGFLIEGAGQRIIIDPYLSNSLAEKYFGKKFPHIRMTPAPFVPAELTDIDWLLCTHAHTDHMDPGTIPDLVATNPDMRVLVPRATRTTALERGVPPDRLFMIDAGESMDMGDVAVTATPAAHETLSLTTDGLHPFLGFVLTIGRLTIWHSGDTIPFDGLVPAVRNLGVDLALLPINGRDALRASNGIPGNLTVEEAVHLTNAIGASHMLGHHFNLFEFNTVDPSDARMRISNIDTDVDVSIAERGQLFTLRK; encoded by the coding sequence GTGCCGCAAGGCTGCGTTGCCTTGATCTGGCTCGGGCAAGCGGGTTTTTTGATTGAGGGAGCGGGTCAGCGCATCATAATTGATCCCTATCTGTCGAATTCCTTGGCCGAAAAGTACTTCGGGAAGAAGTTCCCCCACATCAGAATGACGCCAGCGCCCTTTGTGCCTGCGGAGTTGACGGACATCGACTGGCTCCTCTGCACCCACGCGCACACGGATCACATGGATCCTGGAACAATCCCGGATCTGGTCGCCACGAACCCAGACATGCGAGTTCTTGTCCCAAGAGCGACCCGCACAACGGCGTTGGAGCGAGGCGTGCCGCCAGATCGACTGTTTATGATCGACGCTGGAGAAAGCATGGACATGGGCGATGTGGCTGTCACAGCAACGCCTGCGGCCCATGAGACTCTTTCCCTGACAACCGACGGGTTGCACCCATTTCTGGGGTTCGTTCTTACCATTGGACGCCTAACCATTTGGCATTCAGGTGACACGATTCCCTTCGATGGGCTCGTTCCTGCCGTGCGGAACCTCGGTGTCGACCTTGCGCTACTGCCCATCAACGGGCGCGACGCACTGCGGGCATCAAATGGAATTCCAGGCAACCTGACTGTGGAAGAGGCGGTGCATCTGACCAACGCAATCGGCGCGTCTCATATGCTCGGGCACCATTTTAATCTGTTTGAGTTCAATACAGTAGACCCGTCGGACGCACGGATGCGAATATCGAACATCGACACCGACGTAGACGTTTCCATCGCTGAACGTGGGCAGCTATTCACGCTAAGAAAATAA
- a CDS encoding sugar ABC transporter substrate-binding protein produces MKRPAGLLTSVALIVLASAAGAQECTYAEPAALNEGAQAELSTIVNDVDGITIAYLPMGTEFNYHIALGEGIADIAETRDDVDWFTLSPYSGSDLAGQMGMLQDVTSRPDVDAIILISFDESALAPLVEEAVNAGKAVIIINSDIPDFPTPVHGVVGVNQRAVNHALADWAIEQAGGDARNVGILDGEPGYLATERAGGFVDGIEGTNWEIVSRINGGWSVERGNTAAMDLMQAHPDVDVIYASNDYMALGAVLAARALGRNDLTILGYDGDTGALEDIAAGGMTATSDTAPVIMGRTAACFVLSLLDGDTEGGYVNTQTRIVHAGNAVEVLQAPEDLFPAPSREY; encoded by the coding sequence ATGAAACGACCAGCAGGGTTACTTACAAGCGTTGCACTGATCGTCTTGGCGAGCGCTGCGGGTGCGCAAGAGTGCACATACGCGGAGCCGGCAGCGCTGAACGAAGGCGCGCAGGCTGAGCTATCGACGATCGTAAACGACGTCGATGGGATCACGATCGCCTATTTGCCGATGGGCACCGAATTTAACTACCACATCGCCTTGGGTGAAGGGATTGCCGACATCGCTGAGACGCGTGATGACGTCGATTGGTTCACCTTGTCGCCCTATTCTGGATCCGACCTGGCGGGTCAGATGGGGATGCTACAAGATGTGACGTCGCGCCCTGACGTGGATGCCATTATCTTGATTTCCTTCGATGAAAGTGCCTTGGCGCCTTTGGTTGAAGAAGCAGTTAATGCTGGCAAAGCGGTCATCATCATCAATTCCGACATTCCCGATTTCCCGACCCCAGTCCATGGCGTTGTAGGTGTGAACCAGCGCGCCGTGAACCATGCGCTGGCGGATTGGGCCATCGAACAGGCCGGTGGCGATGCGCGCAATGTCGGCATCCTCGACGGTGAGCCAGGCTATCTCGCGACTGAGCGGGCAGGCGGTTTTGTTGACGGCATCGAAGGCACCAATTGGGAAATTGTCAGCCGGATCAATGGCGGTTGGAGTGTCGAGCGTGGCAACACCGCCGCGATGGATTTGATGCAAGCCCATCCTGACGTCGATGTGATCTATGCCTCCAACGATTACATGGCACTAGGCGCCGTGTTGGCCGCAAGGGCGCTGGGGCGTAATGATCTCACGATCTTGGGCTATGACGGCGACACGGGCGCGCTGGAAGACATCGCGGCCGGTGGCATGACTGCAACATCCGATACGGCACCGGTCATCATGGGCCGTACGGCGGCATGCTTTGTCCTTTCGCTACTCGATGGTGATACAGAAGGTGGCTACGTCAACACACAGACCCGCATCGTTCACGCGGGTAACGCGGTCGAGGTGCTGCAAGCGCCGGAGGATCTGTTCCCAGCCCCGTCCCGGGAATACTAA
- a CDS encoding sugar ABC transporter ATP-binding protein — protein sequence MDSRSPIWELDGITKVFPGVRANDEISIRLFSGEIHGLLGENGCGKSTLIKILSGVHQPDAGSLKLRGEAVYLNTPIHARSMGVATVFQEFSLAQTLTVAENIFLGRYLHRGPFVDWAGMRREAARVLHSLDIEIDPTRLVSNLSVAEQQLVEIAKAISMDATLLILDEPSTALGEQEIIALHGLLRRMKERGVAILYISHRLDEVVDLVDTATILKDGKVVSTAGGTALNVHEIVSKMVGEDIDEHYPKDRNATGETLLDVRNLRSEKGANGASFQVRKGEVFGLGGVIGSGRTEIARAIFGADPASAGEIEVDGKSFRPRHTRDAIAAGLALVPENRKFDGLFFNFNGGPNMTSAALDKIRSKFLLSHRHEATVAQDFIRDLEISPAAAQKFVNLLSGGNQQKIVIARWLFAQSRVLLLDEPTQGIDIGAKVAVYKLINELTARGCAVVLISSDHNELIAMSDRIGIVRDGAVVETLPAGEVTPAHLVQASAHVDAAAYAAA from the coding sequence ATGGACAGTCGATCCCCCATCTGGGAGCTCGACGGGATCACCAAAGTGTTTCCCGGAGTGCGCGCCAATGACGAAATTTCGATCCGGCTCTTTTCCGGCGAAATCCACGGCCTTCTGGGCGAAAACGGATGCGGGAAATCGACCCTCATCAAGATATTGTCAGGGGTTCATCAACCCGATGCGGGATCCCTGAAACTGCGCGGTGAAGCCGTTTACTTGAACACTCCTATTCATGCTCGTTCCATGGGTGTGGCAACCGTGTTTCAGGAGTTTTCATTGGCCCAGACGTTGACCGTCGCCGAAAACATCTTTCTTGGCCGGTATTTGCACCGCGGTCCGTTTGTTGATTGGGCAGGTATGAGGCGCGAAGCGGCGCGGGTTCTGCATTCTCTAGACATCGAGATCGATCCAACGCGCCTAGTTTCAAACCTCTCGGTTGCGGAACAGCAATTGGTCGAAATCGCCAAGGCCATTTCGATGGACGCGACTCTTCTTATTCTCGACGAGCCGTCAACAGCGCTGGGCGAACAGGAAATCATTGCCCTCCACGGCCTTCTGCGGCGAATGAAAGAGCGTGGCGTTGCCATCCTCTATATCTCTCATCGTTTGGACGAAGTGGTTGATCTCGTGGATACGGCGACCATTTTGAAGGACGGCAAGGTTGTGTCAACGGCGGGGGGGACCGCGTTGAACGTCCACGAGATTGTCTCAAAGATGGTCGGCGAGGACATCGACGAGCATTACCCAAAAGACCGGAATGCGACAGGCGAGACGTTGCTGGATGTTCGGAACCTACGGTCCGAAAAGGGCGCAAACGGGGCCAGCTTCCAGGTCCGGAAGGGCGAGGTTTTTGGCCTCGGCGGTGTCATCGGCTCCGGGCGCACAGAGATCGCGCGCGCTATCTTTGGCGCGGACCCGGCTAGCGCAGGTGAGATTGAGGTCGATGGAAAGTCGTTCCGGCCAAGGCATACGCGTGATGCCATCGCAGCCGGGTTGGCCCTAGTGCCAGAGAACCGCAAATTTGACGGCCTGTTTTTCAATTTTAATGGCGGCCCCAACATGACCTCCGCGGCATTGGACAAGATCCGAAGCAAATTTCTGTTGAGCCATCGTCACGAAGCCACGGTCGCACAGGACTTCATTCGTGATCTGGAGATTTCGCCCGCCGCAGCCCAGAAATTCGTCAACTTGTTGTCCGGCGGCAATCAGCAAAAGATCGTCATCGCGCGGTGGCTGTTTGCCCAGTCTCGCGTGCTCTTGTTGGATGAGCCGACGCAAGGCATCGATATCGGGGCCAAAGTTGCCGTCTACAAATTGATCAATGAGCTCACTGCGCGCGGTTGCGCCGTGGTTCTGATCAGCTCTGACCATAATGAACTGATCGCGATGAGCGATCGGATCGGCATCGTTCGTGATGGTGCCGTCGTTGAAACGCTGCCCGCCGGAGAGGTCACACCGGCCCATCTGGTGCAGGCGTCGGCCCATGTCGATGCCGCAGCCTACGCCGCCGCTTGA
- a CDS encoding ABC transporter permease: MPQSSFVRRIAAQEYFGPLVALLIIVAFVALTTPNFLEPQNFRNIALQVSILSIVAIGSTIVIITGGIDLSPGSMIAFLSMCLAVFIKNQGLDLWLAIPLTLLIGCGLGVVNGILVAYVGIPAFIVTLAGLSAFKGLALTLNGGTPAFSLSPQLGEIFYGTFLGLPLPFFYVIGAYFLFTIIMEHTRLGREIYAVGGNESAARLSGINVAKVRLIAFLFAGLCAAIGAVLLSARLNSGSPNYGSLIELQAIAAAVVGGASLAGGRGRVISTLIGALIIVVVQNGLNLNAVTTSMQSLTIGLIILIAVGLDVWRARIGSALGGFFTKQPAGS, translated from the coding sequence ATGCCGCAATCCAGTTTCGTTCGGCGCATTGCAGCACAGGAGTATTTTGGACCGTTGGTCGCGCTCCTTATCATTGTGGCGTTTGTCGCCCTAACCACCCCCAATTTCCTTGAGCCGCAAAACTTCCGCAATATTGCACTCCAGGTTTCGATCCTCTCAATCGTCGCCATTGGGTCGACGATTGTGATCATCACGGGCGGCATCGATCTGTCCCCCGGATCGATGATTGCGTTCCTATCGATGTGTTTGGCCGTGTTTATCAAAAATCAGGGCCTTGATCTTTGGTTGGCGATCCCGCTGACGTTGCTGATCGGTTGCGGCCTCGGCGTCGTGAACGGCATCTTGGTGGCCTATGTCGGCATCCCAGCCTTCATTGTAACGCTCGCGGGCTTATCAGCTTTCAAAGGTCTTGCGCTAACCCTCAATGGGGGCACCCCGGCCTTTTCCTTGTCTCCTCAATTGGGCGAGATCTTCTACGGCACATTCTTGGGGCTGCCGTTGCCATTCTTCTATGTGATTGGCGCCTATTTCTTGTTCACCATCATAATGGAGCACACGCGATTGGGGCGCGAGATCTACGCGGTGGGCGGCAATGAATCTGCGGCACGCCTCTCGGGGATTAATGTCGCCAAAGTGCGTCTGATTGCATTCCTGTTTGCGGGCCTCTGCGCGGCGATTGGCGCGGTTCTTCTTTCCGCTCGCCTGAATTCCGGCTCTCCCAACTACGGTTCGCTGATTGAGTTACAGGCTATTGCCGCAGCCGTTGTCGGTGGGGCGAGCCTCGCCGGGGGGAGAGGGCGCGTGATCTCTACTTTGATCGGGGCTCTTATCATCGTCGTCGTGCAAAACGGTCTGAATCTGAATGCAGTGACAACGTCGATGCAAAGCCTCACCATCGGACTGATTATCCTGATTGCTGTTGGCCTCGATGTATGGCGTGCGCGCATCGGATCCGCCTTGGGCGGTTTCTTCACCAAACAACCAGCAGGGAGCTGA
- a CDS encoding SDR family NAD(P)-dependent oxidoreductase has product MDFGIKGKVAIVTGGGSGIGKAIAQAFHDEGAIVIINGRTQSKLDTACQDIGPNAHGIVADLQTPEGAKALADFAAERAPVSYLVNNIGVFDVNDFFEVTDERWLEYFDANLMTGIRITRLVMKDMLERGEGSIVFIASEAAVRSIGNMVPYSTTKSAMLGLSRALSENTRGTGVRVTTYMPGTTATESVQGYFEGLAKDQGKTVDEALTDFYRYVQPGNLSQQLIDPAMHGRGVVQLATNTAMNGVCHRADGGTIRSIL; this is encoded by the coding sequence TTGGATTTCGGAATCAAGGGAAAAGTCGCCATTGTGACAGGCGGAGGCAGCGGGATTGGCAAAGCCATCGCGCAGGCTTTTCACGATGAAGGGGCTATCGTTATCATCAACGGGCGCACCCAATCGAAACTGGACACTGCGTGCCAGGACATTGGGCCCAATGCGCACGGGATCGTGGCGGATCTTCAGACGCCAGAGGGGGCAAAAGCGCTAGCGGATTTTGCCGCAGAGCGGGCGCCGGTCTCTTACTTAGTCAACAATATCGGGGTCTTCGATGTAAACGATTTCTTCGAAGTCACCGATGAACGCTGGCTTGAATACTTCGATGCGAACCTGATGACCGGCATTCGGATCACCCGACTGGTGATGAAAGACATGCTCGAACGTGGGGAGGGCAGTATCGTCTTTATCGCAAGCGAAGCCGCCGTGCGTTCCATCGGGAATATGGTGCCTTATTCCACCACCAAATCGGCGATGCTTGGCCTGTCGCGGGCTCTATCCGAAAACACGCGGGGAACCGGCGTACGTGTTACCACTTACATGCCAGGCACAACGGCCACTGAATCGGTTCAGGGATATTTTGAGGGGCTGGCAAAAGATCAGGGCAAGACCGTTGATGAGGCTCTGACGGATTTCTATCGTTACGTGCAGCCCGGAAATCTTTCACAGCAGTTGATCGATCCGGCCATGCATGGCCGCGGAGTTGTACAGCTTGCAACAAACACAGCGATGAATGGCGTCTGCCATCGAGCCGACGGTGGCACGATAAGGAGCATATTGTGA
- a CDS encoding sugar phosphate isomerase/epimerase family protein, translating into MADFGIHALVWETVWTPDAIKRAMAQTAETGFGMIEVVIFDPSEARADLTAKALADNGLSGVVGMALNANADISSADPAIADAGETLISDALAATRDMGLTKLGGVTHSAMQRYLSACDSDAPKRIRDTYGRLAERARQLGVQLGVEAVNRYESNVVNTVEDAASIVREVDPAALFAHIDTYHMNIEEHDVSDAIRRNIDVIGHVHIGESHRGYLGSGSVDFAQTFRALAAANYDGPIVFEAFSPGILNADVSDALAAWTTHWSDSSSLAKNALVFMQGQHAAAEKSLVNRSVLARRTAI; encoded by the coding sequence ATGGCAGATTTCGGTATTCATGCTCTGGTGTGGGAAACAGTCTGGACCCCCGACGCGATCAAACGGGCGATGGCTCAAACGGCTGAGACCGGGTTCGGTATGATCGAGGTTGTGATTTTTGATCCTAGCGAAGCCCGCGCCGATCTGACCGCGAAGGCGTTAGCGGATAATGGCCTTTCCGGAGTTGTTGGTATGGCTCTGAACGCCAACGCTGACATCTCTAGCGCCGATCCTGCCATTGCCGATGCTGGCGAAACACTGATCTCGGACGCATTGGCCGCAACACGCGACATGGGCCTGACCAAACTGGGCGGCGTAACCCATTCTGCCATGCAGCGCTATCTAAGCGCGTGCGATTCGGATGCTCCAAAACGAATCCGAGATACCTATGGGCGTTTGGCCGAACGGGCGCGTCAACTTGGCGTCCAGCTTGGGGTCGAAGCCGTGAACCGCTACGAGAGCAACGTTGTGAACACAGTTGAAGACGCAGCAAGCATCGTGCGCGAGGTCGATCCCGCGGCCCTTTTTGCTCATATCGATACCTATCATATGAATATCGAAGAGCATGACGTCTCGGACGCGATCCGTCGCAACATCGATGTCATCGGCCATGTCCATATCGGCGAAAGCCATCGTGGCTATCTTGGCTCAGGTTCCGTCGATTTTGCTCAAACTTTCCGGGCGCTTGCAGCAGCGAACTACGACGGCCCAATTGTGTTTGAGGCCTTTTCACCCGGAATCTTGAATGCTGACGTTTCCGACGCCCTTGCAGCCTGGACAACCCATTGGAGCGATAGTTCCAGTCTCGCGAAGAACGCGCTTGTCTTCATGCAAGGCCAGCACGCAGCGGCAGAGAAATCCCTGGTCAATCGATCCGTATTGGCGCGACGCACAGCGATCTGA
- a CDS encoding sugar phosphate isomerase/epimerase family protein, with product MKDAKLGVHNLVFGDAWTADIAASATRAAADIGFDLLEVLIFDPSEIDVAMTRQAMAGTGLELRLGMALGPETDISSSNPDIAAAGEVTVERCLEISSDLGAPSVSGITYAAFNNYDVGPTTAQRDQVLASFSRLDDRAGALGLRLGIEPVNRYESHLINTIDQATDAIREIGGKNLFVHMDTFHMNIEEADFTASIARAGSLLGYAHLADNHRGLLGAGTFDFKTYFRALAAAGYTGDFTVESFSPAVLGPDLSAAVSIWREPWSDPTKAARQALAFMRSGIEAATAANTAR from the coding sequence ATGAAAGACGCGAAACTTGGCGTTCATAATCTGGTCTTCGGTGACGCTTGGACGGCTGACATCGCAGCATCGGCCACTCGCGCCGCCGCGGATATCGGGTTTGACCTGCTTGAAGTCTTGATTTTCGATCCGTCCGAGATTGATGTCGCAATGACGAGGCAGGCGATGGCCGGAACGGGCCTGGAATTGCGATTGGGCATGGCTTTGGGTCCTGAAACGGATATTTCCAGTAGCAACCCCGACATCGCTGCTGCCGGCGAAGTGACGGTCGAGCGATGCCTTGAGATTTCGTCAGACCTTGGCGCGCCTTCGGTCAGCGGGATTACCTATGCTGCTTTCAACAACTATGATGTCGGCCCCACCACCGCTCAACGTGATCAAGTGCTCGCATCATTCAGCAGGCTAGATGACCGCGCGGGTGCGTTGGGGCTCCGTTTGGGTATAGAGCCGGTTAATCGGTATGAGTCCCACCTGATCAACACCATTGACCAGGCCACCGACGCGATCCGCGAAATCGGTGGCAAGAACCTGTTCGTGCATATGGACACGTTCCACATGAATATCGAAGAAGCGGATTTCACCGCTTCCATTGCGCGCGCGGGTTCCTTGCTTGGATACGCACATTTGGCAGACAATCATCGCGGATTGCTGGGCGCAGGTACATTTGACTTCAAGACGTATTTCCGTGCACTGGCGGCCGCCGGATATACTGGAGACTTCACGGTCGAGAGCTTTTCACCGGCTGTACTTGGTCCCGATCTCTCCGCGGCAGTCTCAATATGGCGCGAGCCTTGGAGCGATCCCACAAAAGCCGCGCGCCAAGCCTTGGCGTTCATGCGGTCGGGAATTGAGGCTGCCACAGCCGCGAACACCGCACGGTAA
- a CDS encoding MurR/RpiR family transcriptional regulator codes for MNLETQQGILSRIRWMSAYMNPALRRIADRVLEAPEDVKSISIKDLAAQCKVSESTVTRFVREVKISSFQQLKIQIAEELSKSTASEGAASSDRLVYEDIAEGDNSVDVVSKIAGRYSLTVEDTRARLNILQVEAAVEAIEASNMLAFFAMGSSLICVENALMRFMRVGKTCQFFRDVGVRQISTATLGPGTLAIGISNSGRTIPTVDALKAAKEQGAMTLGITSFSDSPIVRHSDIKLFTPTVTGVTGDADYHESMVSKIAQLQVVDVLYSLYALRNFGNAVEQLERTAAVTSLTRY; via the coding sequence ATGAATTTAGAAACACAGCAGGGTATACTCAGTCGCATCCGTTGGATGTCAGCGTACATGAACCCCGCACTGCGGCGGATCGCTGACCGCGTTCTAGAGGCACCAGAGGACGTTAAGTCAATCTCGATCAAGGACTTGGCCGCCCAGTGTAAGGTCTCTGAATCGACGGTGACGCGCTTTGTACGTGAGGTGAAAATTTCAAGCTTTCAGCAGCTCAAGATCCAAATCGCCGAGGAATTGTCGAAGTCGACCGCATCTGAAGGCGCCGCCTCATCAGATCGTCTGGTCTACGAAGACATCGCAGAAGGTGACAATTCGGTTGATGTTGTCTCGAAGATTGCTGGTCGCTACTCCCTTACTGTCGAAGACACCCGGGCCCGATTGAACATACTACAGGTAGAAGCCGCCGTGGAAGCAATCGAGGCATCAAATATGCTGGCCTTTTTTGCGATGGGTTCATCGTTAATCTGTGTGGAAAACGCGCTGATGCGTTTCATGCGTGTTGGCAAGACGTGTCAGTTTTTTCGTGACGTTGGCGTTCGACAGATTTCCACCGCGACGCTGGGTCCCGGGACACTCGCCATCGGCATAAGCAATTCCGGCCGGACAATCCCTACCGTCGACGCCTTGAAGGCCGCCAAGGAACAAGGGGCCATGACGCTAGGCATCACGTCATTTTCCGACAGCCCGATCGTTCGCCATTCTGACATCAAACTGTTTACGCCAACCGTGACGGGCGTGACCGGGGATGCTGATTATCACGAGTCGATGGTGTCAAAGATCGCACAGCTTCAAGTCGTGGATGTCCTTTATTCTCTGTACGCGCTCCGCAACTTCGGAAACGCGGTTGAGCAACTTGAAAGGACGGCAGCCGTCACTTCGCTTACAAGGTATTAG
- a CDS encoding DUF2274 domain-containing protein has product MTKLKLSAIPDDKPVKLTVELPAGVHRDLIDYARVLGNQTDQKLEPSRLIAPMIARFMATDRGFSKARSDLRTPRS; this is encoded by the coding sequence ATGACGAAACTGAAGTTGAGTGCCATTCCTGACGACAAACCCGTCAAGCTTACTGTGGAATTGCCCGCAGGCGTTCATCGGGATCTGATCGACTACGCACGAGTCCTTGGCAACCAAACCGACCAAAAACTTGAACCCTCGCGACTGATCGCCCCCATGATCGCACGTTTCATGGCCACGGATCGTGGGTTTTCGAAAGCACGGAGCGACCTACGCACGCCTCGCTCGTGA
- a CDS encoding TrbI/VirB10 family protein codes for MTTPTSDPKGPRIEQDIAQDLRLRPDPPRVMRLSRKAIAALLAIGGLGLGAILIVALQGRQARDTPSELYSIEAIQAAEGLSRLPTNYGDVPRLGPPLPGELGRPILSAQERGDPVPIPPITGLSAPGVDPAEQLRLQEIEAARLSALFAETQTGFQGSGADPGPAPMGSNMFPMPQGSSAPQDTTAGRDTVLTRGTATDPVSSERLVSPPSPYILQAGTVIPAALITALRSDLPGQIAAQVTSNVYDTPSGRYLLIPQGARLLGEYDSDIVMGQNRLLLVWTRLILPDGRSMNLNREPGTDRAGTAGLQDRVNNHWGRVLLAAGLATILNVGLESGAASEDDVATAIREAAQGTIGRTGEEIVRQQISVPPALTIRPGFPVRVMTTRDLILEPLGEVR; via the coding sequence ATGACAACTCCAACCAGCGATCCCAAAGGCCCGCGAATTGAGCAGGACATCGCTCAGGACCTCCGGCTCCGCCCCGACCCACCGCGCGTCATGCGCCTTTCCCGAAAAGCCATCGCGGCGCTCTTGGCAATCGGCGGTCTCGGTCTTGGTGCCATCCTTATTGTTGCTTTGCAGGGCCGCCAGGCCAGAGACACACCTTCCGAGTTGTATTCGATCGAAGCCATTCAGGCGGCCGAAGGTCTCTCCCGATTGCCAACGAACTATGGCGATGTTCCCCGTCTTGGGCCACCACTGCCAGGCGAGCTTGGTCGGCCCATCCTCAGTGCGCAGGAACGGGGTGATCCGGTTCCCATTCCTCCCATCACAGGGCTTTCAGCGCCCGGGGTTGATCCAGCGGAACAGCTTCGACTGCAAGAGATCGAGGCCGCCAGATTGAGCGCCCTTTTTGCAGAGACGCAAACCGGGTTCCAAGGCAGCGGTGCAGATCCTGGGCCTGCCCCCATGGGTTCGAATATGTTCCCCATGCCGCAGGGCTCTTCTGCGCCTCAAGACACTACAGCAGGCCGGGACACCGTCCTAACACGCGGAACAGCTACTGATCCCGTTAGCTCAGAACGGCTGGTGTCTCCACCAAGTCCCTACATCCTTCAGGCCGGCACAGTAATTCCCGCCGCGCTCATCACCGCGCTCCGCTCGGATCTGCCAGGCCAGATCGCCGCGCAAGTCACCTCCAACGTCTATGACACCCCCTCCGGACGCTACCTGCTCATCCCTCAAGGCGCGCGGCTTCTTGGCGAATACGACAGCGATATCGTCATGGGTCAGAACCGCCTCCTTCTGGTTTGGACCCGTCTCATCCTTCCCGATGGCCGGTCCATGAACCTCAATCGCGAACCCGGCACCGACCGAGCAGGCACCGCAGGCCTGCAGGATCGGGTCAACAACCATTGGGGTAGAGTCCTCCTCGCCGCAGGTCTCGCCACGATCCTCAACGTCGGTCTGGAAAGCGGAGCAGCAAGCGAGGACGACGTCGCAACGGCTATCCGCGAGGCTGCTCAGGGTACAATCGGGCGCACTGGCGAAGAGATCGTCCGCCAACAAATCTCCGTCCCGCCAGCCCTCACGATCCGCCCCGGTTTCCCGGTACGCGTGATGACCACCAGAGACCTGATCCTTGAACCGTTGGGAGAAGTGCGATGA